From Pseudoxanthomonas sp. CF385, a single genomic window includes:
- a CDS encoding EVE domain-containing protein, with protein MTARKRYWLMKSEPDTFSIDNLRKVGTEPWNGVRNYQARNFMRGMQVGDGVLFYHSNCKEPGIVGTATVATAAYPDDTQFNPKSDYYDPKSTREDPRWSLVDVKFERKLARTITLDEIKQHADALGDGFALTQRGNRLSVLPVTAAQWKFLLALE; from the coding sequence ATGACCGCACGCAAGCGCTACTGGCTGATGAAGTCCGAGCCGGACACCTTCTCGATCGACAATCTCAGGAAGGTCGGCACGGAGCCGTGGAACGGCGTGCGCAACTACCAGGCACGCAACTTCATGCGCGGCATGCAGGTCGGCGACGGCGTGCTGTTCTACCACTCCAACTGCAAGGAACCCGGCATCGTCGGCACCGCCACCGTGGCCACCGCGGCGTACCCGGACGACACCCAGTTCAACCCCAAGTCCGACTACTACGACCCGAAGAGCACGCGCGAAGACCCGCGCTGGTCGCTGGTGGACGTGAAGTTCGAGCGCAAGCTCGCGCGCACGATCACCCTGGACGAAATCAAGCAGCACGCCGATGCGCTGGGCGACGGCTTCGCGCTGACCCAGCGCGGCAATCGCCTGTCGGTGCTGCCGGTCACCGCCGCGCAGTGGAAGTTCCTGCTGGCGCTGGAATGA
- the rpiA gene encoding ribose-5-phosphate isomerase RpiA, producing the protein MSEAKRLAGEKAIEFVEDGMIVGVGTGSTVAFFIDALGRVKDRIKGAVSSSEQSTARLKQHGIEVLDLNHTGTLSLYVDGADECDPHKRLIKGGGAALTREKIIAEASKQFVCIVDPSKQVPVLGRFPLPVEVIPMARSLVAREILALTGGQPVWRDGTVTDNGNLILDIHNLSITDPVAMEREINQIPGVVSVGLFARRPADIVIVGGEPPVVLK; encoded by the coding sequence ATGAGCGAAGCAAAGCGCCTGGCCGGCGAAAAGGCCATCGAGTTCGTCGAGGACGGCATGATCGTCGGCGTGGGCACGGGCTCCACCGTCGCCTTCTTCATCGACGCGCTGGGACGGGTCAAGGACCGCATCAAGGGTGCGGTCTCCAGCTCCGAGCAGAGCACCGCGCGGCTGAAGCAGCACGGCATCGAGGTGCTGGACCTCAACCACACCGGCACGCTGTCGCTGTACGTGGACGGCGCCGACGAATGCGACCCGCACAAGCGCCTGATCAAGGGTGGCGGCGCCGCACTCACGCGCGAGAAGATCATCGCCGAGGCGAGCAAGCAGTTCGTCTGCATCGTCGACCCGAGCAAGCAGGTGCCGGTGCTGGGCAGGTTCCCGCTGCCGGTGGAAGTCATCCCGATGGCACGCAGCCTGGTCGCGCGCGAGATCCTCGCGCTCACCGGCGGCCAGCCGGTCTGGCGCGACGGCACCGTGACCGACAACGGCAACCTGATCCTGGACATCCACAACCTGTCGATCACCGATCCGGTGGCGATGGAGCGCGAGATCAACCAGATCCCCGGCGTGGTCAGCGTCGGCCTGTTCGCCCGCCGCCCGGCGGACATCGTCATCGTCGGCGGCGAGCCGCCGGTCGTACTGAAGTGA
- a CDS encoding helix-turn-helix transcriptional regulator yields the protein MQQAGYEPRPIVLFHLFNAKYRGSSVTFQTVSRWLRGRALPEQDKLQVMADLLGVEPHALRFGVSARSRVAETRPPWPAGAGSRERQVVEAFLQLPPKKRELVGELVKALSDSA from the coding sequence ATGCAGCAGGCCGGTTACGAGCCGCGCCCCATTGTCCTGTTCCATCTTTTCAACGCGAAATACCGCGGCTCTTCTGTCACGTTCCAAACCGTGTCGCGCTGGCTCCGCGGACGTGCGCTGCCGGAACAGGACAAGCTGCAGGTGATGGCCGATCTGCTCGGCGTCGAGCCGCATGCGCTGCGGTTCGGCGTGTCGGCGCGTTCGCGCGTGGCGGAAACACGTCCGCCTTGGCCGGCGGGTGCGGGCAGCCGCGAACGGCAGGTGGTGGAGGCCTTCCTCCAGCTGCCGCCGAAGAAGCGCGAGCTGGTGGGCGAGCTGGTGAAGGCGCTCTCCGACAGCGCCTAG